The Rhinolophus ferrumequinum isolate MPI-CBG mRhiFer1 chromosome 28, mRhiFer1_v1.p, whole genome shotgun sequence genome segment AGTTCCACAGCTAAGAGTGAGTTCTCACAAAGGGGACGTTCAGCTGCCCGGGACCTCGAATCAGAGCCCTTTGTGCTTTGCGGGGAGCTGCTCGTAAAGAGCATGGCAGAACCCTCCCCGGCCAGGcgtcccccagcccctcccaggcgGTCAAAGTCCAACACTAAGTGAACTTCCACTGAAATGCATACATGATCTGTTAGTTATCGTGTGTAACAAGTTACCCCAGAATTTAGCAGCTTACAGCAGTAAGCGCTCATCttaatttctgtgggtcagaagtccaggcagcttagctgggtggttgtGGCAGGGGGTCTCACGAGGTTACAGCAAACAGCGGCGGGAGCTGGATGGGCCGCTTCCACGCTTCTTTCCTGGCTATTGGCCAGAGGCCAGGGGACCTCTCCATAAGCTGCCTTCGTGCCCTCACCACGCAGCAGCTGGCTTGTCCCAGGAAGAATGACCTGAGAGAAAGCCCAGGCCAGAAACTGTAGTCTTCTGTGGTTTGGGTTGATTCCTTTATTCGTTGAAAGGACAGAACAGAAAACGCACTGAGGATCAGACGTGGATGCAGTCAAGGATTGGGTGGATGTGGCTCACAGCTGACTCCGCATGTGAGAAACTGCAGGCCTGCTAACCGTCCTCAGAAGTGACAGACCATCACTTCCTGGGTTCTGTTGGCCACCTAGACCGACGTTGGTGTGACGTGGAAGGGGCGACCACCAGGAGCAGGATGCTGAGGGCCGTCTCCGAGGCTGGCCACTCGGTTCTCTGGCTTAATCCAGTTACAGGACTTGCGGCGGGCCTCTGGATCTTTACCTCACACCTTCTCAGGTTTCTAGGAGCCTAGGCCTCATTCATTTCTTTCCGTTTCTCTTTGAGGTCCCACGATGAAACTGAAAcggctcacagttctggagaagtACAAAGACATCATCGATTCCTTTTACCAAGAGCAAAAAATGTGACCCAAGGCCGTCCTTCCAGTGTCCCCTGAAGACGGCAGGCCTCCCAGAGCGTTTTCCTGAGTGCAGGTCTTCAGTCTGGGCGCATGGACTTCTGGCAAGTCTGTTAGGTCTCGGGTCAGGTATGGCACCAGCATTCCATTTGCCAGGACTTGTGCCAACAATAGCTGACAATTCCGAGAAGCTTCGCATGTGCATAGTTGTAAGTGTTGCTTTTTGTTCAGGTGACATGAGACCAGCTCTCATACCAGAAGGAAAGGGCTGACAGAATTTGGCCTTAGTTCCAGGTAGATTTTATGGGCTGCTGGCTCGCTCAGCAGGCCAGCCAGTGGCAGGGAAGTCGGCTCGTATTACTGCCTGCAAATGGCTGtaactcactcactcactcactctggaATCTTGTTGGACGCTGCCGACGCTGTCACTCCAGTACCAGGCGCCCCTCCACGCACACACCGGCTGACTTGATGCTTCGTAGTGCTGCTGCTGCCTACTGGTATTTAATGTATGATACGGATATTAAACGCTTTAACAGAACTGTCAGCAAGTACCTGATTTTCTTTGTCACTTGAGCAGGTGGGACGTCCGCGTGGTGGGTACTTAACCCGCAGTACTACCTGCATGAGCATGGTGCCAGAGGTGCCAGAGGGTCAAGGGCAGCGTTCCAGCGAAAGCAGCCAACTCTGCAGGTGTCACCACCTGGCCACCCAGCTGCTCTGACACTTGCAGCAGCTATCCTTAGCGCAAGCCGAGTCACAATGACTAAGGCATGTAACGGGAAACAGATAGACAAAGCAGACATCTCCGTCAGTTTGGGAATTCTTTATTAGTGTAAACCCAAGAATAGTTAGCATAATCCAATAAAACAGAAGCGGCAGCTGAAACAGAGTAAAATACGTGTAAGATTGTAAGTCTCATTACAAGCCTTAAAAAGCACCCAGACAGGGATACTGGTTGTTAAGAAATCCCCATGACCTGGGTACATTATGCAAAGCCACAGGTTTGCAACGTTACACAAGGGGCAACGGAAGACATGAGTTGCCTTTGGTTTGAGGCCAAAGGATAACTGTTCATGAAAATAGTGACTTGGTGTCAAAGAAATCAtgctgggggccagggaggagctgggggcaCGAGGAGTGCCTGAAGGCTTAAAGCTGAGCCCAAGTCCCAGTGCTGAGTCTGTTGGGTCTCTGCAACCTGGTCTCCTACCCCTGGTGCcgaggggagtgggagggggcagCGCTGACAATAGCCATGTGGTCAGGCCTTTTAGCAGTATCAGCTGGAGTGTGACACGTGTGCTGCGGGAGTGGTCAGCTCCCACGTACCACTCAGTCAGTCCAGGGGCTCAAATGCTGTTACGTATGATGCTTAACGTGTGTCCAGTGAAAAGGAAGTATCACCCTCTACTTCGTTAAAAGATCTCGCCAAGAACAGGAAATTGCAAGGtaacaaaataatcaaacaataCATTTGTCTTTGTAGCCAATATATTACCTATGTcttattaacaaaaattatagCTCTCATATATTTCTTCAATCTGAAGTCTATTCATACTCAGTAATTCATATAATGGACAGATCTCTCAATTTTTCCATATAACTAAGAAATACACCATATTAACTGTTTTTGATGTGAACTTTCCTAGGAAATGTCTCTTGTGCTATTATGTcaataattctgttttatttctattatatttttcataaaccaaggaaaactttttctttaaaaagttagatgttttctcttattaattCTGTATCATatttacagctgaggaaaaacTGTTTTAACGCAAGTGTAAAATGGCAATGATAGTCTGCTTAGAgtttacaaaaaaatgtataccaaatagacatttaataaataaaagaagcacTTGGAAAGTCCTTTAAAGCAGGCCGAGGGATGTCACCTGCATCGTTTGCACAGATTTTGTTAAGAAAAGCCGGATCTAACAAGAGGAAACAGGAAACCAAGCGCACACAGAACGGGACATGTCCTAACACAGGCTTACGCGGCGTCCGTTACGAGTGACTGATCAAGTACCATCTGCAGAAGCGCTAATCTAAATCTTTCACTCGGCGACAGATCTCTTCTGTGAAGTCTGAGCATTTTGAGTTGCCTCCCAAGTCTTTTGTTAAgctctgagaaaaggaaaaaacaaaagtgaaagtgTATCCAGCAAGGATATTTCTGTTTAAAGCCCCCGTGAGATACCAGTTGAGCAAGGTACCTGGCTGTGCCCATAGCCACGTGCCTACCCCAGGAATACTGGGACAGTCCCTCTGTCCACTGAGAAAACATCTCATTATGGACATCTGATGAGAACAAATCTAAACAAGAGGTTTCAGAAATCCCTTGgagtatttttaaagttgaaaaatcttAAGACATATTTCAGTATGTTTTTGGAGGCCGGGAAGCAGATACTATACTATGGTAGTTGTTAAATCACCAACTCTTAAACTTCTCTTTAGGCAAGAATGCCTCCCATATAGCCAGTGTTTGCTGCCAGCCTGTCCTCTCTTCACTGCCAGACCCGCCTCAGCGTCTGCAGTTCCCTCGCATCCACAACTGAAGGTCCTACTGTGTAACTGAGGCACCTGCTGGGCTGTACGGTGTAGCTTCACAAATAGTGTCAGAGTGACAACGAACAAAATCATATGCCCTTCAATATGACTGTTAGACTTGAAAAACAAGCCTGGATTTCTTATGTTTGGGCTGTAAGAAGAAATttcaaattacataattttttttaaaaggagccaaccttgaaaacatggtcagtgaaataagccagtgacaaaataacaaataacacGATTCCACGGGACCGGCTGAATCCCGGCCCCGCTGGTCCCGCTGTACACCGGGCTTCGGTGCTGCTCAGCCCTGGTAGCCATGCTCGGCCCTGGGCTTACGTGGGCGCCCACGGGAAGCGCCGTCCCACAGCACGTGCGACGCGGGGCGCGTACCTTCCCGTCCTTGATGGTGGCGAAGCAGGCGGCCTCGATCCTGGCGCCGTGCGCCTGCAGCCCCATGTGGCGCAGCATCATCACGGCGCTGAGCAGCAGGGCTGTAGGGTTGGCCATGTCTTTGCCCGCGATGTCGGGGGCGGTGCCGTGAACCTGCCGGGAAGCGCAGCGGTCGGGGCAgggcaagcacacacacacaccccctaaGGGGCCCTCACCACCTGTCCTCACGGGAGGACGGTTACTGAACAGCGGCCGTGCCCAACTCCTCAGACAAAGCCCTAGAAATAAGGCCGCAGAGAAACAAAGGgccaaagtaatttttaaaaactgcaaactATGCACTAACCCTCTTTTCCTGTGAACCTTTGGTCAAGTATTTTAACTGAGGAAGGATAGGTAACAAGGATACAAAGTAAACgggaaatgaatgaataaaccaaacTTACGTAAAAACCTAACCAAGGCATCATTTCCTTTCAACAACTGGAGAAACTCAAAAGATACTTATGCAGATCACCACTTCTGGGTTCCCAGGCCATTCTGACTGGAATCCTTACCGACTCGAAGATCGCGACCCCATTGGCGCCAATGTTCCCACTGGGTGTCACACCGAGACCTCCAATCAGTCCTGCACACAGGTCACTGGGGGCAGAAGGCATGTCTGGGGTGTTGGTGTGAAAAGTAAAACATCTCATCCAGCACCCAGACTTCAGTGTTTCAATACCATcctccactaaaaggaaccagggctccttggagaaagggCTGAGTCCGCGACTGAGGTTAGGAAGATACAAGATGAGCCTAGAGCATCTGGCTGTGACAGCTCAAAGGGACGATCCCTGGCCAACTTGGGACAACCTAAGCATGAATAGGAACGATAGTGCTGGATGTAATCActgaataaagagaaaacttgAGTCCTAATtgataaataagtaaacagaTACACATGAGACAAGGAAAAGCTTATCCTTACAGTAGAACACCCACTAATGAACGTAATAAATGTAAGAAGGAAATGATGGACTCAGAAAATTACCATTTGGccaacagtgtgtgtgtgtgtgtgtgtgtgtgagagagagagagagagagagagagagagagagagagagagagagagagagaagaaggagagagggagtaaTACCGTGAAagttataaaatgttaacatttgggtaACCTGGGTGCTGAATACACAGGAATTCTCtctactattcttgcaacttttctgtaagttctgaaattatgtcaaaagttacaaaaaatctgtaaaaatgaCCACCCATCTACCTAGCTCTGCATAAAACATTGAAGTCAATCACCCATCCAACCAACAACAcctgaaaaatgtgaaggaatgAGCGATCAGGGAGCACTAGCCCAGAGCCGACAGGGAATGTGAAGGAGGGAGTGAGGCACCCGCCTGTGACCACTGGTCCCTCTGCCTGCCTCATCAGGGCCCGAGTCCTAGCTCACATCAAATGCTGTCTTTTATAACACTTGATTggaatttttaaatcagtttccttCCGGACGTTTATAAATAAGCTGTAGGCTAAAAGGGCACAGCCCGACTCACCTCAGGATGTCTCCATACAAATTTGGCATAACAAGGACATCGAACTGGGACGGGTCTTGTACCATCTACGAGAAGCACAGGTGCGTTTGGCAGTCAGTATACAGCGCACGGACACACTGCGCTCCAGACAGGGGCAGGTCAGTATGCAAACGTACTTACGTTCAAACACACTGTATCAAGGTACATCTCATTGAATTTGATATCTTTACAGTTTTCTGCAACTTCCCTGCATTTTTGCAGAAAAAGCCCATCGGACATCCGCCTGTATTTAACCAAATAAAAAGTGTCGAAAGCAaaaacttgtagaaagaaaagCATCAAATCAGAGAAGTAAAGTAAGTGCAGGAAATTGAAGTTCCAGAAGCCAAGACGTGTGACTTCAATTATAGTAAACTTGTTTTTTAGGCAGTAGTGTCATCCAGCTCCATTAAGAAGGCCAACTTACTCGATTATTTAATACGTGGCTTTACTACCTTCCACACTCAACACCCTCCTTAGGTCGGGGACCCATTTCTTTCTACGTCAGAGACTGCACACTGGCTCTGAGGACTTAAGCCGCCAGTGACACAGGTGTCACTGCTCCGTCAGGTGTCACTCTGTCAGCACAGGCTGCCTGGGCCCTGAGCACGTGGCCACTGCGGAACCACGCCCACTGCTCTCCTGAAACCTACTGGCCTCAGCACCTGGGGCCCCAGGGTCCTCAGctcctttctctgcttcttccGGGACCTGGATTCCTGCCCCCAAATCGGCTCCAGTCACTGACCCCGTGAGGCCCTTCACATGGAGGTGGCGACAGAAGCACCTGACCGAGACACCCGGCCCAGTGAGCTGGCTGGAGAGGGGAGCGGAGGGCCGTCCGGGCCTCGCGCCCGCAGCGACTCACATGATGTTGGCCTTGTGCACGGCGGTGACGTTGCTCCGGTGGTTGTTCCGTGCGTATTCGAAGGCGAACTCCGCAATGCGCCTGCTCGCCTCCTCGGTGATGAGCTTGATGCTTTGCACAACTCCATCCACGATCTGAAACACACAAGTCCTGCTCCTGCAGAGGGCACGGGACATCTGCAGTGCGTCGTGCGGTACCCACGACCATGGCTCGCGTCATGCGGCCCGTCGTCAGTGGGGTTCACCATCACCCAGCCCTGCGAGGCAGGGACGGGAAGCCTCCATTGCAGGGAGGGCTGAGGTGCAGACACGGTCGCCTGCCCACAAGCGCCCGTGAAGTCAGGATGCAAAATTCAAACAGGGCACGTTCCCAGGCCCCATGCGCTGGTCCTCCTGGCACCCGTGTGGCCGGACGCAGGACCAAGACAAATGCCCCACCTCACAGCGGTCAGCGTGAACTGCCCCTGGGAATCTGAGCAACTGCCACGTGCATGAGAAGCAACCCAGC includes the following:
- the IDH3A gene encoding isocitrate dehydrogenase [NAD] subunit alpha, mitochondrial isoform X2; protein product: MAGPAWMSKVSRLLGAFHNPKQVQTVTLIPGDGIGPEISAAVMKIFDAAKVPVQWEERNVTAIQGPGGKWMIPPEAKESMDKNKMGLKGPLKTPIAAGHPSMNLLLRKTFDLYANVRPCVSIEGYKTPYNDVNIVTIRENTEGEYSGIEHVIVDGVVQSIKLITEEASRRIAEFAFEYARNNHRSNVTAVHKANIMRMSDGLFLQKCREVAENCKDIKFNEMYLDTVCLNMVQDPSQFDVLVMPNLYGDILSDLCAGLIGGLGVTPSGNIGANGVAIFESVHGTAPDIAGKDMANPTALLLSAVMMLRHMGLQAHGARIEAACFATIKDGKSLTKDLGGNSKCSDFTEEICRRVKDLD
- the IDH3A gene encoding isocitrate dehydrogenase [NAD] subunit alpha, mitochondrial isoform X1, translating into MAGPAWMSKVSRLLGAFHNPKQVTRGFAGGVQTVTLIPGDGIGPEISAAVMKIFDAAKVPVQWEERNVTAIQGPGGKWMIPPEAKESMDKNKMGLKGPLKTPIAAGHPSMNLLLRKTFDLYANVRPCVSIEGYKTPYNDVNIVTIRENTEGEYSGIEHVIVDGVVQSIKLITEEASRRIAEFAFEYARNNHRSNVTAVHKANIMRMSDGLFLQKCREVAENCKDIKFNEMYLDTVCLNMVQDPSQFDVLVMPNLYGDILSDLCAGLIGGLGVTPSGNIGANGVAIFESVHGTAPDIAGKDMANPTALLLSAVMMLRHMGLQAHGARIEAACFATIKDGKSLTKDLGGNSKCSDFTEEICRRVKDLD